Proteins from one Carcharodon carcharias isolate sCarCar2 chromosome 19, sCarCar2.pri, whole genome shotgun sequence genomic window:
- the LOC121291900 gene encoding zinc-binding protein A33-like: MPIKEAVGMYKDRVKSSFDSLTEKKSAALEMEQQQKQKISQVRKQSSSLQTNIASEFTKMHQILTEKEQCLIRDLREEEGKILKTMEGNLREIQENLNSIQEKLSKLEKLLEQKDGVIFLKEEAFQKRRISSDDNKLSLADDALPIEKFNAPLPLPVWREMLDAINPVSVNLDVETASPWLEVSEDLKSLRRTWTRRSLPDTGKRFTHRICPYVLGSEGFTSGRHYWEVEVEGNRRWRLGVAAESVERKDWVRLSPETGFWTIERFEDEFYIKSSPGSRLPVGQIPGKVGVYLSFESGTVSFYSADTKSHLHSFTGNKFTEKLYPFFWTWNKNQFLRICPRF; this comes from the exons ATGCCGATTAAAGAAGCTGTTGGAATGTACAAG GATCGGGTGAAATCTTCCTTCGATTCTCTCACAGAGAAGAAATCGGCGGCTCTAGaaatggagcagcagcagaaacagaagattTCCCAAGTTAGG AAACAGTCGAGCAGTCTGCAGACCAACATCGCATCCGAGTTCACTAAAATGCACCAGATTCtcactgagaaggagcagtgtttAATCCGAGATCTCAGGGAAGAAGAGGGAAAAATTCTAAAAACAATGGAGGGAAACCTTCGTGAAATTCaggagaatttaaattctattCAGGAGAAACTCTCAAAGTTGGAAAAACTGTTGGAACAAAAAGACGGAGTGATATTTCTGAAG GAGGAAGCATTTCAGAAGAGGAG AATTAGCAGTGATGATAATAAACTGTCACTAGCAGATGATGCCCTGCCCATCGAAAAGTTCAACGCACCTTTACCATTACCAGTGTGGAGAGAAATGCTGGATGCCATTAACCCTG TCTCTGTGAACCTGGATGTGGAAACAGCGAGTCCCTGGCTCGAGGTGTCTGAGGATCTGAAGAGTTTGAGACGGACCTGGACCCGGAGGAGTCTCCCTGACACCGGGAAGAGGTTTACACACAGGATCTGTCCCTATGTCCTGGGATCAGAGGGATTCACATCGGGGAGACATTactgggaggtggaggtggaggggaatcGGCGCTGGAGACTGGGAGTAGCCGCAGagtctgtggagaggaaggactgggtcagactgagcCCGGAGACTGGATTCTGGACGATTGAGCGGTTTGAGGATGAGTTTTATATAAAATCCTCTCCTGGATCCCGTCTCCCTGTCGGTCAGATCCCCGGGAAGGTGGGAGTTTATCTCAGTTTTGAGTCTGGGACAGTTTCATTTTACAGCGCGGACACCAAGTCCCATCTCCACAGCTTCACTGGGAATAAATTCACTGAGAAACTTTATCCTTTCTTCTGGACTTGGAATAAAAATCAGTTTCTGAGAATCTGCCCCAGGTTCTGA